A region from the Solibacillus sp. FSL H8-0523 genome encodes:
- a CDS encoding GntR family transcriptional regulator — translation MNIIISNASDKPIYEQISSQIKAQIMNGQLQEGELLPSIRVIAKELKVSVITTKRAYADLERDGFIEVVQGKGSFVASRNMDFIREEQLKNIEALLQKSVDMAKMSDISLEELMEMLSLSYKGEDQ, via the coding sequence ATGAACATCATTATTAGTAATGCGAGTGATAAGCCCATTTATGAGCAAATCTCGTCGCAAATTAAAGCACAAATTATGAATGGCCAGCTACAAGAAGGTGAATTATTGCCATCCATTCGTGTGATCGCAAAGGAATTAAAGGTTAGTGTCATTACTACAAAGCGTGCTTATGCAGACCTAGAACGCGATGGCTTTATTGAAGTCGTGCAAGGAAAGGGTAGCTTTGTGGCGTCTCGCAATATGGATTTTATTAGAGAAGAGCAGCTTAAAAACATCGAAGCGCTACTACAAAAATCCGTCGACATGGCCAAGATGAGTGATATTTCTTTAGAGGAATTAATGGAAATGCTGTCATTAAGCTATAAAGGAGAAGACCAATGA
- a CDS encoding peptide ABC transporter substrate-binding protein, giving the protein MKFRFFSILFIMLFLLSACNTGLEPKEHLGEIYTVALDSIMEQDEALSSEMKYIAIDMSNFDDVDEDSKKEILSYFKEKYKVDVMDATFEQLKEKGLYNQDTLSLDGVLLRIEKVEFKVNDNIFFEGSKYRSGLGAVGVEVTVHHKDNKWKAKEVKQTWIS; this is encoded by the coding sequence TTGAAATTTAGATTTTTTAGTATTCTGTTTATTATGTTGTTTTTGCTATCTGCTTGCAATACTGGATTAGAACCAAAGGAACATTTAGGAGAAATATATACTGTTGCATTGGACTCTATTATGGAACAAGATGAAGCATTAAGTAGTGAAATGAAATATATAGCTATTGATATGAGTAATTTTGATGATGTGGATGAAGATAGTAAAAAAGAAATATTAAGTTATTTTAAAGAAAAATATAAAGTCGATGTGATGGATGCTACTTTCGAACAGCTTAAAGAAAAGGGATTATACAATCAAGATACATTGTCTTTGGATGGTGTACTCCTTAGAATAGAAAAAGTTGAATTTAAGGTAAACGATAATATCTTTTTTGAGGGTTCTAAGTATCGTTCGGGTTTAGGAGCAGTTGGAGTAGAGGTTACAGTTCATCATAAAGATAATAAATGGAAAGCAAAAGAAGTGAAACAGACTTGGATTAGTTAA
- a CDS encoding insertion element protein, with product MIYKELFPSHLRAIEIDLPISDDELKSRNLEYDNLTPKKFNTLRTKNAFNPVTLKYKGLIHEIQFNACTNPLCKNYGLPQERFEIKSKPYRYKISGSSRDANFMICNPERVDPTSPPTNNCSTIAISNWSVAEEIERLIRINSLLPVAKEYDFHKPACPNEHHTPKSNSESFYKRGKNSANSQRYQCKSCKKITSVLPSKKENLKFNQKRNEILPTFAKLLVNKVPINRACEILEIAKGTYYQKLEWLYRCCLEFLETHETKKLAKTEFPEMWITTDKLHYVLNNVLKKGRGKNKGTAIEDKQLPTYIVASADKDSRYVFRSDLCFDWDISLEDVISNTLTYKEDHLAGYLRRYERFGRYGTAPIEPTLNDTQTREEYLKELEQFNLRSNFVDGLHVGQTYTSIAHFWLLKQMINAKKWRFISDEDDSLKKSIFSVFKEEIKNKNGHYFLCLTDKSLTRKQAKDLHLQSISELKHWAKANGYIYRNLEELAVWYLEEELKHHQFQERNVAPNSEIYYKQLRNRIDHPIPSKDRGNRKLDVLTDLNHLTEYQLATALIQVDDNAINAFFQTVRRRLSILERPLVTARGDGKSYIYANFNPKYSQMAITILRTYYNFCLTFKSNGKDETPAQRLGLATKVYSWEDIIYKR from the coding sequence ATGATTTATAAGGAGCTTTTTCCATCCCATCTTCGTGCTATTGAAATTGATTTACCTATTTCGGATGACGAATTGAAAAGTCGCAATCTTGAATACGACAATTTAACTCCCAAAAAATTCAATACACTTAGAACCAAGAACGCTTTTAATCCTGTTACACTTAAATACAAAGGATTAATACACGAAATTCAATTTAACGCCTGTACAAACCCTTTGTGCAAAAATTACGGTCTGCCACAGGAACGGTTTGAAATTAAATCAAAGCCTTATCGTTATAAAATATCTGGAAGTAGTAGAGATGCCAATTTTATGATTTGTAATCCTGAACGTGTTGACCCTACTTCTCCCCCCACCAATAACTGCTCAACTATCGCTATTTCAAATTGGTCTGTTGCAGAAGAAATTGAACGATTAATTAGAATCAATTCGCTTTTACCCGTAGCAAAAGAATACGACTTTCACAAACCTGCTTGTCCAAACGAACATCATACACCTAAATCGAATTCAGAAAGTTTTTATAAACGCGGTAAAAATTCAGCTAACTCTCAACGCTATCAATGTAAATCATGCAAAAAGATTACAAGTGTACTACCAAGCAAAAAGGAGAATTTAAAGTTTAATCAAAAACGAAATGAAATTTTGCCGACATTCGCAAAATTGCTCGTTAATAAGGTTCCTATCAATCGAGCTTGTGAAATATTAGAAATTGCTAAAGGAACGTATTATCAGAAATTAGAATGGCTATATAGATGTTGCCTTGAATTTTTGGAAACTCACGAAACGAAAAAATTAGCGAAAACCGAATTTCCCGAAATGTGGATAACAACAGATAAACTGCACTATGTTTTAAATAATGTCTTAAAAAAAGGAAGAGGAAAGAATAAAGGAACGGCTATCGAAGACAAACAATTACCAACCTATATTGTTGCTTCTGCCGATAAAGACTCTCGATACGTATTCCGTTCAGATTTATGCTTTGATTGGGATATTTCTTTGGAGGATGTTATTTCAAATACCTTGACTTATAAGGAAGACCATCTGGCTGGTTATTTAAGGAGATATGAAAGGTTTGGAAGATACGGAACCGCTCCTATTGAACCCACACTAAATGACACACAAACCAGAGAAGAATATTTAAAGGAATTAGAGCAGTTTAATTTAAGGAGCAACTTTGTAGATGGTCTTCACGTAGGACAAACCTATACAAGCATTGCTCATTTTTGGTTGTTAAAACAAATGATAAATGCGAAAAAATGGCGATTTATCTCCGATGAAGATGACTCGTTAAAAAAATCAATCTTTAGTGTTTTTAAAGAGGAAATCAAAAATAAGAATGGTCACTACTTCCTTTGTTTAACGGATAAAAGTTTGACAAGAAAACAAGCGAAAGACTTACACTTACAATCTATATCAGAGCTAAAACATTGGGCGAAGGCAAATGGTTATATCTATCGTAATCTTGAAGAACTTGCAGTGTGGTATTTGGAAGAAGAACTTAAACACCATCAATTCCAAGAAAGGAATGTCGCACCTAATAGTGAAATTTATTATAAACAACTAAGAAATCGGATAGACCATCCGATTCCCTCAAAGGACAGAGGGAATCGAAAACTGGATGTATTGACTGACCTAAATCATTTAACGGAATATCAACTCGCAACCGCACTTATACAAGTTGATGACAATGCGATTAATGCCTTTTTTCAGACAGTACGTAGAAGATTGTCTATTTTAGAAAGACCTCTCGTAACGGCTCGTGGAGATGGAAAAAGTTACATTTATGCGAATTTTAATCCCAAGTATTCTCAAATGGCGATTACAATTCTTCGAACGTACTATAACTTCTGTCTGACTTTTAAATCTAATGGAAAGGATGAAACACCTGCTCAAAGACTTGGATTAGCGACTAAAGTGTATTCTTGGGAAGATATTATCTATAAAAGATGA
- a CDS encoding cation diffusion facilitator family transporter, whose amino-acid sequence MEQYTNLRAGEKGAYLSIIAYIFLSTLKLIVGYMGDSEALKADGLNNTTDIIASIAVLIGLKISQRPPDDDHRYGHFRAETISSLIASFIMIYVGIEVLITAVKNIMHPINQEPRALTIVVALFSAVVMFAVYKYNIALAKRINSSAVKAAAYDNRSDALVSIGTAIGITAAILGFVIVDTITAFVIGLIIIKTAIEIFKEAVFSLTDGFDPELIASIEKHVADIPRVREVVEVRGRHHASLTLIDVTVCVNPHLNVRDSHAITEQIEKAVQQLDPFATTLVHIEPYEPKAVVICEDDYHF is encoded by the coding sequence TTGGAGCAGTATACAAACTTACGTGCTGGAGAAAAAGGGGCTTATTTGTCGATTATTGCCTATATTTTCTTGAGCACACTGAAATTAATTGTCGGCTATATGGGCGATTCAGAAGCGTTAAAGGCAGACGGATTAAATAATACAACGGACATTATTGCGTCGATTGCGGTGTTAATCGGCTTGAAAATTTCACAGCGCCCACCTGATGATGATCACCGCTATGGTCATTTTCGTGCAGAGACGATTTCTTCACTTATCGCCTCATTCATTATGATTTATGTTGGGATTGAAGTATTAATTACAGCGGTCAAAAATATCATGCACCCAATTAACCAGGAGCCGAGAGCACTTACGATTGTTGTGGCATTATTCAGTGCGGTTGTCATGTTTGCGGTATATAAATACAATATTGCGCTGGCCAAAAGGATTAATAGTAGCGCGGTCAAAGCAGCGGCGTATGATAACCGTTCCGATGCGTTAGTCAGTATTGGGACAGCGATCGGGATTACAGCGGCGATCTTAGGGTTTGTCATTGTCGATACGATTACGGCATTTGTTATTGGCTTAATTATTATTAAAACGGCGATTGAAATTTTCAAAGAAGCCGTCTTTTCATTAACAGATGGCTTTGACCCAGAGTTAATTGCGTCGATTGAAAAACATGTGGCAGACATCCCGCGCGTACGTGAAGTTGTTGAAGTACGAGGTAGGCATCATGCGAGCTTAACGTTAATCGATGTCACGGTTTGTGTGAATCCGCATTTAAATGTCCGTGACTCACATGCCATCACCGAGCAAATCGAAAAAGCGGTGCAGCAGCTCGATCCTTTTGCGACAACGCTTGTGCATATTGAGCCGTATGAGCCAAAAGCAGTCGTAATTTGCGAGGATGATTATCATTTTTAA
- a CDS encoding nitroreductase family protein produces MTFQAKDYRKAEHEIADLFLNRWSPRSYANKPVADDVLNRLFEAARWAPSSGNNQPWRFIVAKTEADLEKFHPILMEGNLVWAKNAPVLAIVVSDNTKGSNEFDAGAAWGFLSLQAAKEGLITHPMSGIYKDVAKEALHIPENFDVQLAIAIGYQGEKELLSPELQARETPSSRRPLEEILFEGSFK; encoded by the coding sequence ATGACATTCCAAGCAAAAGATTACCGTAAAGCTGAACACGAAATTGCAGACTTATTTTTAAATCGCTGGTCTCCACGTTCTTATGCTAACAAACCAGTAGCTGACGACGTATTAAATCGACTATTCGAAGCAGCTCGTTGGGCACCATCTTCAGGTAACAACCAACCTTGGCGCTTCATCGTTGCTAAAACAGAAGCGGACCTTGAAAAATTCCATCCAATCTTAATGGAAGGAAACTTAGTATGGGCTAAAAATGCACCCGTATTAGCAATAGTAGTTTCTGATAATACAAAAGGATCAAATGAATTTGATGCTGGCGCAGCTTGGGGATTCCTGTCATTACAAGCAGCTAAAGAAGGCTTAATCACTCATCCAATGAGCGGTATTTATAAAGATGTGGCGAAGGAAGCATTACATATTCCTGAAAACTTCGATGTACAATTAGCAATCGCGATTGGTTACCAAGGTGAAAAAGAACTGCTTTCTCCCGAATTACAAGCGCGCGAAACACCATCAAGTCGTCGCCCATTAGAAGAAATTTTATTTGAAGGTTCTTTCAAATAA
- a CDS encoding S-layer homology domain-containing protein, which yields MKKIIMTLILVLMLAVPTQSLAAVQFNDVTDRTQNGILEKLVAEGLVSGTSAKTFTPNRKVTRGEMAVFLNRAFDLKAVRPVGTFKDVPKTHKYYSAIQALYRADIINGADGKFMPNNPVTREQIAIVFTRLLNLKVEQTTKFKDVPKTHVSNMFVGALVAKGITSGYTDGTFKPKTHVTRMQFSTFLYRSLYGKEPVLANRKITSLSKYSATKLSYAKYKHNFFNETDYVSFNILRNGDSEFKDWDINMRGLSVYVEGSDWVFFNLYDIEGMEENKVRTQKITDMNDFVTQHTEKTKVIFDQPIKVDGKTFTNALKVTSTYSYGSTWTFYVIEGYGIVKVFENAKVMWELVDYDLR from the coding sequence ATGAAAAAAATTATTATGACATTGATTCTAGTTTTAATGCTAGCAGTACCAACCCAATCATTAGCAGCTGTGCAGTTTAATGACGTAACAGATCGCACGCAAAATGGGATTTTAGAGAAGTTGGTTGCGGAAGGTTTAGTAAGTGGGACAAGTGCTAAAACATTTACGCCAAATCGAAAAGTTACACGCGGTGAAATGGCCGTATTTTTAAACCGTGCGTTTGATTTAAAGGCAGTTCGTCCTGTTGGTACGTTTAAAGATGTGCCGAAAACGCATAAGTACTACAGTGCAATTCAAGCATTATACCGTGCGGACATCATTAACGGTGCAGATGGAAAGTTCATGCCAAATAACCCAGTTACACGTGAGCAAATAGCAATCGTGTTCACGCGTTTATTAAATTTAAAAGTAGAGCAGACGACAAAATTTAAAGATGTGCCAAAAACGCATGTTTCAAATATGTTTGTGGGTGCATTAGTAGCAAAAGGCATTACATCAGGTTATACAGACGGCACATTTAAACCGAAAACACATGTGACACGTATGCAGTTTTCAACATTTTTATACCGCTCTTTATATGGGAAAGAGCCTGTTCTTGCTAATCGTAAAATAACATCGCTTTCAAAGTATTCGGCGACGAAACTTAGCTACGCGAAATATAAACACAATTTCTTCAATGAAACTGACTATGTATCATTTAACATTCTCCGTAACGGCGATTCGGAGTTTAAAGACTGGGACATTAACATGCGTGGTTTATCCGTTTATGTAGAAGGATCGGACTGGGTTTTCTTTAATTTATATGATATTGAAGGAATGGAAGAAAATAAAGTTCGCACACAAAAAATCACAGATATGAATGACTTTGTTACACAGCATACAGAAAAAACAAAAGTAATTTTCGATCAGCCAATCAAAGTGGACGGCAAAACATTCACTAACGCATTAAAGGTAACATCTACCTATTCATATGGCTCTACATGGACTTTTTATGTGATTGAAGGCTATGGTATTGTAAAAGTGTTTGAAAATGCAAAAGTTATGTGGGAATTAGTTGATTACGACTTACGTTAA
- a CDS encoding SDR family oxidoreductase, with translation MTNLYVITGGTGGMGKATAMRLAKGNAFLLADMNEERLAQIAEELTAAGAVQVEYMIADISKRESVKALADKAASMGELVGLVHTAGLSPTMADWKKIMEVNAVGTAYILDEFIHLAGPKTSAVMISSMSAHMVPATPEMRAALKNPLDEAFMATMEQMSQGTPGGSYTTSKLAVIEMVKDLAWAWGEKGARLNSISPGTIDTAMGRQEKEESQQMAVLLAHTPLRREGDADEIAKAVEFLLSDAASYITGTDLLVDGGTIANMARMRQAMQQNQQ, from the coding sequence ATGACGAACTTATATGTAATTACTGGTGGTACAGGCGGTATGGGTAAAGCAACAGCAATGCGCCTAGCAAAGGGTAATGCATTTTTACTTGCAGATATGAACGAAGAACGTTTAGCACAAATAGCTGAGGAACTGACAGCAGCAGGTGCTGTACAAGTGGAATACATGATTGCCGATATTTCAAAACGTGAATCTGTGAAAGCGCTTGCGGACAAAGCTGCATCAATGGGAGAGCTCGTTGGTTTAGTACACACAGCAGGTCTTTCACCAACAATGGCAGATTGGAAAAAAATTATGGAAGTGAACGCAGTCGGGACAGCGTATATTTTAGATGAATTCATTCATTTAGCAGGTCCAAAAACATCGGCTGTGATGATTTCTTCAATGAGTGCACATATGGTACCGGCAACACCTGAAATGCGCGCGGCATTAAAAAATCCATTAGACGAAGCATTCATGGCAACGATGGAACAAATGAGTCAAGGTACGCCTGGAGGGTCATACACTACTTCAAAACTAGCAGTGATCGAGATGGTAAAAGACTTAGCATGGGCATGGGGCGAAAAGGGTGCACGTTTAAACTCGATTTCACCAGGAACAATCGATACAGCAATGGGCCGTCAAGAAAAAGAAGAGAGCCAACAAATGGCCGTACTGTTAGCGCACACACCATTACGTCGTGAAGGCGATGCCGATGAAATCGCGAAAGCAGTAGAATTTTTACTAAGTGATGCGGCATCTTATATAACAGGAACGGATCTATTAGTAGATGGCGGTACGATCGCGAATATGGCACGTATGCGTCAGGCTATGCAGCAGAATCAACAATAA
- a CDS encoding TetR/AcrR family transcriptional regulator C-terminal domain-containing protein, whose translation MHKREYLAHHSMKQYILTSYRELLKTHAPDKISVKQIATHAGVNRSTFYLHFQDKYEVLQLITEEKLAQLVSYYYGTNESDDDPKNVTIQICTHIYQNKTFYKELCQDDAFKDRLFHYLYEALFIHIQHEAIATFTAYGTMGYFIEWIKQDCQKPIDMIASDLASISNAQSVISKM comes from the coding sequence ATGCATAAGCGCGAATATCTTGCACACCATTCTATGAAGCAATACATTCTAACCTCGTATAGAGAACTATTAAAGACGCACGCACCTGATAAAATTTCAGTCAAGCAAATTGCTACACATGCGGGTGTTAACCGATCGACATTTTACTTACATTTTCAAGATAAATATGAAGTGTTACAGCTCATCACAGAGGAAAAATTAGCGCAATTGGTTTCCTATTATTATGGGACAAATGAAAGCGATGATGACCCGAAAAACGTGACCATACAAATTTGCACACATATTTATCAAAATAAAACGTTTTATAAAGAGCTCTGCCAGGATGATGCTTTCAAAGATCGCCTGTTTCATTACCTATATGAAGCATTATTCATACATATCCAGCATGAAGCGATTGCGACGTTTACGGCATACGGCACAATGGGCTATTTTATCGAATGGATTAAGCAAGATTGCCAAAAACCGATTGACATGATTGCCAGTGATTTAGCGAGTATTTCGAACGCTCAATCAGTAATATCAAAAATGTAG
- a CDS encoding metallophosphoesterase family protein: protein MIFVSNLFVVSDIHGHLKQFEEILTHWNPEDTLVVLGDLIDRGPQSLQVIEKVIELNQTYGDKVVFLKGNHEDMLLNFLNNPTEKQVHYYVNGGLETMQNLLAQLPDTTSNESYPVQAEAVKTHFKAQLEFLATAPTHQIIGNVLFTHAGFNSEFATLDETTEREFIWIRKHFLQANKTPYVNVFGHTPVSYIHESNDVWVSEDKRYIAIDGGCYMSGQLNAVLLNYDGQLLEIYKVQ, encoded by the coding sequence ATGATTTTTGTGAGCAATCTATTCGTAGTAAGTGATATTCATGGACATTTGAAACAGTTTGAAGAAATCTTAACGCATTGGAACCCAGAGGATACGCTTGTGGTTTTAGGTGATTTAATCGATCGAGGGCCACAATCCTTACAGGTCATTGAAAAAGTGATCGAACTTAATCAAACATATGGCGATAAAGTCGTTTTTCTTAAAGGCAATCATGAAGACATGCTGTTGAACTTTTTAAATAATCCAACTGAAAAGCAGGTGCATTATTATGTCAACGGTGGTTTAGAAACGATGCAAAATCTCTTAGCACAACTGCCGGATACTACTTCGAACGAGTCCTATCCAGTACAAGCTGAAGCAGTGAAAACGCATTTCAAGGCGCAGCTCGAATTTTTAGCGACAGCACCAACTCATCAGATTATCGGTAATGTACTATTCACACATGCCGGCTTTAACTCGGAATTTGCGACGCTCGATGAAACAACAGAACGGGAATTTATTTGGATACGCAAACACTTTTTACAAGCCAACAAAACACCATACGTTAATGTATTCGGCCATACACCAGTTTCGTATATTCATGAATCAAATGATGTCTGGGTAAGTGAAGATAAACGCTATATTGCAATTGATGGTGGTTGCTATATGAGCGGGCAGCTGAATGCCGTGCTGTTAAATTATGATGGGCAACTACTCGAAATCTATAAAGTTCAGTAA
- a CDS encoding FAD-binding protein, with translation MQKECQMMNNEKFDVIVVGAGMAGVCASLEAAEQGQTVLLIDVAYGGGTSGISGGVVYAGGGTSTQLEAGVEDSIDNMYNYLIQETAGVVKDETVRRFCEESPASIDWLKAKGVKFQGTVCPYKTSYPNDQFYLYYSGNEKSYPYKNHATPAPRGHRTVAKGLDSGKVLMETLLNYAKKQPTITFQPLCKITDLIVEDDAVVGIKYRGVKNFTNEKHTRYSKIGTNYGKYIKPLGEKMDKLSNSIWEESAKDYEAYATGVILSSGGFIFNSEMVKKYGGKADHTMALGTVHDSGYGIQLGQKVGGDVAHMDSLSIWRFLSPPSDFIRGVVVDGNGQRILNEDLYGATFTKKMVDQHDGKGYLFVDREIWEAAKRNGPKESLSFQALMMQYLFKLGHYKANSIAELAKKVKLPEEVVVDTITEYNNAIFLGKDEPMHKTNEAATPLLRPPFYCVNVSIKNSPFNPAPALTLGGLRVNEETGEVLRADGSEISGLYAAGRTAVGICSNSYLSGLSLADGMFSGRRAARHIANVASSVHTVEV, from the coding sequence ATACAAAAGGAGTGTCAAATGATGAATAATGAAAAATTTGATGTAATTGTTGTTGGTGCTGGGATGGCAGGCGTTTGTGCAAGCTTAGAAGCAGCTGAACAAGGACAAACAGTGTTGTTAATCGATGTGGCTTATGGTGGTGGTACAAGTGGAATTTCTGGTGGTGTCGTATATGCGGGTGGTGGTACAAGTACTCAGCTTGAAGCAGGAGTTGAGGATTCAATCGACAATATGTACAACTATTTAATTCAAGAAACGGCTGGCGTTGTAAAAGATGAAACGGTTAGACGTTTTTGTGAGGAAAGTCCAGCTTCAATTGATTGGCTTAAAGCAAAAGGTGTCAAATTCCAAGGGACCGTTTGCCCATATAAAACTTCTTATCCAAACGATCAATTTTATTTATATTACTCAGGCAATGAAAAATCATATCCGTATAAAAACCACGCAACCCCTGCGCCTCGTGGACATCGTACCGTTGCGAAGGGGCTTGATTCAGGGAAGGTGTTAATGGAAACGTTACTTAACTATGCAAAAAAACAGCCAACTATCACATTTCAACCTTTATGTAAAATTACGGATTTAATTGTTGAAGACGATGCAGTAGTAGGCATTAAATACCGCGGCGTTAAAAATTTCACAAATGAAAAACATACTCGCTATTCAAAAATTGGAACGAACTACGGGAAATATATCAAGCCACTCGGAGAAAAAATGGATAAACTCAGCAATTCTATTTGGGAAGAGTCGGCAAAAGATTACGAAGCCTATGCAACTGGCGTTATACTTAGCTCAGGAGGCTTTATTTTTAACAGTGAAATGGTGAAAAAATATGGTGGCAAAGCAGATCATACGATGGCACTTGGAACCGTTCATGATAGTGGCTACGGTATTCAATTAGGTCAAAAAGTTGGTGGAGATGTTGCTCATATGGACAGTCTATCTATCTGGCGCTTCTTGTCACCTCCTTCTGATTTCATTCGCGGCGTCGTAGTTGATGGTAACGGACAAAGGATATTAAATGAAGATTTATACGGAGCAACATTTACTAAAAAAATGGTTGATCAGCATGATGGAAAAGGCTATCTTTTTGTTGACCGTGAAATTTGGGAAGCAGCAAAGCGTAATGGGCCAAAAGAGTCACTATCATTCCAAGCATTAATGATGCAGTACCTGTTTAAATTAGGTCATTACAAAGCCAATTCAATTGCTGAACTAGCAAAGAAAGTGAAGCTACCAGAAGAAGTAGTTGTGGACACAATTACTGAATATAATAACGCCATCTTTTTAGGCAAAGATGAGCCAATGCACAAAACAAATGAAGCAGCAACGCCTTTATTACGTCCACCATTTTATTGTGTAAATGTATCGATAAAAAATTCTCCGTTTAACCCAGCTCCGGCTTTAACTTTAGGTGGCTTACGTGTAAACGAGGAAACTGGAGAAGTGCTTCGTGCAGACGGTTCAGAAATTAGCGGTTTATATGCTGCGGGTCGTACTGCGGTAGGCATTTGCTCAAATAGTTATCTTAGTGGATTATCACTTGCAGATGGAATGTTTTCTGGACGACGTGCTGCACGTCATATAGCAAATGTAGCTTCTAGTGTGCACACAGTAGAAGTGTAA
- a CDS encoding histidine--tRNA ligase, producing MDYQNVRGTQDFLPEQESVRRKIRRILEDTFIRYGCKPIETPIINYTELMASKYAGGAEILQEMYTLTDRGERDLALRYDLTIPFAKVVAMNPQLAMPFKRYEIGKVFRDGPIKAGRFREFTQCDVDIVGVESQAAEAELMMMAMDAFEELAVPITIQYNNRKLLYGLLQMFEVPENVMNRVILILDKMEKINRTTLVKELKELSLTEKSLAQIEHFLDAVPSLAYFENYQEQNRFIAEGVTEVRELMDYLQALQIDQLCIFNPFLARGLEIYTGTIYEIFLADGKIKSSIGSGGRYDNAIGGLIGTDESFATVGISFGLDVIYTALDLAGKVEQNPREIDIYIIPMNTEKQALQLASFFRKTGKRVEVELSGKKVRKAMDKANRENVGKVIVLGENEINANKIAIKDMESGCVDEMEFKF from the coding sequence ATGGATTATCAAAATGTACGTGGAACACAGGATTTTTTACCAGAACAAGAGAGTGTACGTCGTAAAATTCGCCGCATATTAGAAGACACATTTATACGATATGGCTGTAAACCGATTGAAACACCAATTATCAATTACACAGAGCTGATGGCGTCGAAATATGCAGGTGGTGCGGAAATTCTGCAAGAAATGTATACATTAACGGATCGTGGTGAACGTGATTTAGCTCTACGTTATGATTTAACCATTCCGTTCGCAAAGGTCGTTGCGATGAATCCACAGCTTGCCATGCCTTTTAAACGCTATGAAATCGGAAAGGTATTCCGTGATGGCCCAATAAAAGCAGGGCGATTCCGAGAATTCACGCAATGCGATGTCGATATCGTGGGTGTCGAATCACAAGCAGCAGAAGCCGAACTGATGATGATGGCCATGGATGCGTTTGAAGAGTTAGCGGTCCCAATTACGATTCAATACAATAACCGCAAATTATTATACGGCTTACTACAGATGTTTGAGGTGCCTGAAAATGTCATGAATCGTGTCATTTTAATTTTAGATAAAATGGAGAAAATCAATCGCACGACATTAGTGAAAGAATTAAAGGAACTTTCACTCACAGAGAAATCACTAGCCCAAATCGAACACTTTTTAGATGCCGTACCTAGCCTTGCGTATTTTGAAAATTATCAGGAGCAAAATCGTTTTATCGCTGAGGGTGTGACGGAAGTTCGTGAATTAATGGATTATTTACAAGCGCTGCAAATTGATCAACTATGCATCTTCAATCCATTTTTAGCGCGAGGCTTAGAAATTTACACCGGTACGATTTACGAAATTTTCTTAGCAGATGGCAAGATTAAATCAAGCATTGGGAGTGGCGGGCGTTATGATAATGCGATTGGGGGACTGATTGGCACCGACGAATCATTCGCTACAGTCGGCATCTCATTTGGATTAGATGTGATTTATACCGCGCTTGACCTCGCTGGGAAAGTTGAACAAAATCCACGTGAAATCGACATTTATATTATCCCGATGAACACGGAAAAACAAGCCTTGCAACTAGCGAGCTTCTTCCGAAAAACCGGTAAGCGTGTGGAAGTGGAACTTTCCGGGAAAAAGGTTCGTAAGGCAATGGACAAAGCGAATCGCGAAAATGTCGGGAAAGTAATTGTCTTAGGGGAAAATGAAATCAACGCCAATAAAATTGCCATTAAAGACATGGAAAGTGGTTGTGTGGACGAGATGGAATTTAAGTTTTAG